The Candidatus Dadabacteria bacterium genome includes a window with the following:
- a CDS encoding type II toxin-antitoxin system HipA family toxin, giving the protein MSETIEVHIDTPDGTSIVGRLRYINRRHSQSSAFEYADEWLRGTNAFAIDPENLPLREGAFYTSSDKSALPGALRDAAPDRWGRQLIRRALGKAGERRTLSEIDYLLGVTDHTRIGALRFRREGEDSFDHHIANFRVPPLIQLPALINAADAVHTNTETAEDLKLLLNEGSPLGGARPKSAVEDKDGSLAIAKFPKPDDDRSIPHGEVLAMTLARQVGLTVADARLLDVVGRPVALIRRFDRVRNQRIPFLSAMSLLGLNDGDEGTYTDIAEIIRMYSSSPTQDLNELWKRVVFNVLIGNLDDHLRNHGFLYDRNSRWRLSPAYDLNPVPLAEKARELTTWISEQGPEADLDLAREAAPFFGLKKKQAEAIIDEISAALKSWQSTARRLGMNSRDMDIYATAIRSS; this is encoded by the coding sequence ATGAGTGAGACGATCGAAGTCCATATTGATACGCCCGACGGCACCAGCATTGTAGGACGCCTTCGCTATATCAACAGGCGTCACAGCCAAAGTTCGGCGTTCGAATACGCAGACGAATGGCTCCGTGGAACAAACGCTTTTGCGATTGATCCTGAGAACCTGCCGCTCCGGGAAGGAGCGTTTTACACTTCTTCAGATAAATCTGCGCTGCCGGGAGCGCTCCGTGACGCGGCACCCGATCGGTGGGGCAGGCAACTTATCAGACGCGCCCTCGGTAAAGCTGGGGAAAGGCGAACCCTTTCAGAAATCGATTACCTGCTAGGGGTCACGGATCATACGCGTATCGGCGCGCTGCGCTTCAGACGCGAGGGAGAAGACTCTTTTGATCATCATATCGCCAATTTTCGTGTACCTCCCCTGATCCAGTTGCCGGCACTTATCAACGCGGCTGATGCGGTGCATACCAATACTGAAACGGCAGAAGATCTTAAATTGCTTTTGAATGAAGGCTCCCCGCTCGGCGGCGCCCGCCCCAAATCCGCGGTAGAGGACAAAGACGGTTCTCTGGCAATCGCCAAGTTTCCAAAACCCGATGACGACAGGAGCATACCGCATGGAGAGGTGCTGGCGATGACTTTGGCACGCCAAGTGGGGCTAACCGTGGCAGACGCCAGGCTGCTGGATGTTGTCGGCCGGCCAGTGGCACTGATTCGACGCTTTGACCGAGTGAGAAACCAACGTATCCCGTTTCTCTCGGCCATGAGCCTTCTAGGGCTGAACGACGGAGACGAAGGAACTTACACCGACATCGCGGAGATCATACGCATGTATTCGAGTTCGCCGACGCAAGACCTGAACGAACTCTGGAAAAGGGTTGTTTTCAATGTTCTTATTGGCAACCTCGATGATCACCTGCGCAACCACGGATTCCTTTACGACCGCAACAGCAGATGGCGTCTCTCGCCCGCCTACGACCTGAATCCCGTACCACTTGCGGAAAAAGCCCGGGAACTTACAACCTGGATCTCGGAACAAGGGCCTGAAGCCGATCTCGATCTGGCACGAGAGGCAGCACCGTTTTTCGGTCTGAAAAAAAAACAGGCCGAGGCAATAATTGATGAAATATCGGCTGCTCTGAAAAGCTGGCAAAGCACAGCACGTCGGTTAGGTATGAACTCCAGGGATATGGAT
- a CDS encoding ATP synthase F0 subunit C, with product MKRLFSFIGLAALASFGAFVPDAFAATEGGLGELAKMGLGIGAGVGIGIAAGVAGVGQGLATASAVDGIARNPGASAKIQTPMIIGLALIESLVIYALLIAFLLQGKI from the coding sequence ATGAAAAGGTTGTTTTCTTTTATAGGTCTTGCGGCACTGGCTTCGTTCGGTGCTTTCGTTCCCGACGCGTTCGCCGCGACTGAGGGGGGCTTAGGAGAACTGGCGAAGATGGGGCTTGGAATCGGCGCCGGAGTAGGCATAGGTATAGCCGCAGGCGTTGCGGGAGTAGGTCAGGGACTCGCCACGGCTTCTGCTGTTGACGGCATAGCCAGAAATCCCGGAGCTTCCGCGAAGATCCAGACGCCCATGATTATCGGTCTCGCCCTGATCGAGTCTCTGGTAATCTACGCCCTGCTGATAGCGTTTCTGCTTCAGGGAAAAATCTGA
- the atpB gene encoding F0F1 ATP synthase subunit A, whose amino-acid sequence MEHFSWFSLAGLIEYDHILGGVLVLLFILFVGLRVTKHYSREESVIPEEKPSMNIFFELVGLEFLFNTIENVFGSREKAKKYFPLLAGSFFFILFANLLGMIPGFLPPTGNLNTTVACSLLIFVMYNYYGIREHGLGYIKHFLGPVIFLAPLMLIIEVISHLVRPLSLSLRLFMNITGDHMVLGVFTNLTHILIPMAFVGLGIFVSFLQAFIFTILSTIYIALAEAHEH is encoded by the coding sequence ATGGAACATTTCAGCTGGTTTTCCCTCGCCGGTCTCATAGAATACGACCATATTCTGGGCGGAGTGCTGGTACTCCTGTTCATACTGTTTGTCGGCCTGAGGGTAACAAAGCATTATTCTAGGGAAGAGTCCGTAATCCCCGAAGAGAAGCCGTCGATGAACATTTTCTTCGAACTCGTGGGGCTTGAGTTTCTTTTCAACACGATCGAAAACGTTTTCGGATCCCGTGAAAAGGCGAAGAAGTACTTCCCGCTTCTAGCCGGGTCGTTTTTCTTCATACTGTTTGCGAACCTGCTGGGAATGATCCCGGGTTTTCTTCCGCCGACCGGAAATCTGAACACCACCGTAGCGTGCTCGCTTCTCATATTCGTCATGTACAACTACTACGGAATAAGGGAGCACGGGCTCGGTTACATCAAGCATTTTCTGGGCCCGGTAATTTTCCTCGCGCCACTTATGCTGATCATCGAGGTTATAAGCCATCTGGTAAGGCCTCTGTCACTATCCCTCAGGCTTTTCATGAACATAACAGGCGACCACATGGTGCTCGGAGTGTTTACCAACCTCACGCATATACTGATTCCCATGGCTTTCGTGGGACTAGGTATTTTCGTATCTTTTTTGCAGGCTTTTATATTCACTATACTTTCGACCATATATATCGCGCTTGCCGAAGCGCATGAACACTGA
- the hemL gene encoding glutamate-1-semialdehyde 2,1-aminomutase, with protein sequence MKTINSEKLFRRARNVLVGGVNSPVRSFAAVGGSPLFVSRAEGSYVYDADGNRFIDYVASWGPLILGHSHPSVVKAVGERLPLGTSFGAPCELETDLATLITRHFPSIEKVRLTNSGTEATMSAIRLARAVTGREYIIKFEGCYHGHSDFLLVKSGSGATTFGNPSSAGVPKSFVNRTLLARYNNIDSVKRLFEKYPKKIAGVIIEPVAGNMGVVTPEKSFLRKLRSTCKKHGAVLIFDEVITGFRLARGGAQELFGVVPDITCLGKIIGGGLPVGAYGASAEIMQMVSPEGPMYHAGTLSGNPLAMAAGIATVKELNPRTYRRLESLTASLVSGIREIIAELGIDATVNSVGSMFTVFFTDQRVTDYAGALGCDTAKYARFFRNLLENGVMFPPSQFESVFLSTAHTKKQVDQTLQAVYSSLREIPQGE encoded by the coding sequence ATGAAAACCATCAACTCAGAGAAGCTTTTTCGCAGGGCAAGAAACGTGCTTGTGGGCGGGGTAAACAGTCCCGTGAGATCTTTTGCGGCCGTGGGAGGTTCGCCGCTCTTTGTATCAAGGGCCGAAGGTTCCTACGTATATGACGCCGACGGGAACAGGTTCATCGACTACGTGGCCTCATGGGGTCCGCTGATCCTGGGACACTCGCATCCCTCGGTGGTAAAGGCCGTCGGGGAAAGGCTTCCCCTAGGAACGAGCTTCGGTGCCCCTTGCGAACTGGAAACAGATCTTGCCACGCTGATAACAAGACACTTCCCCTCGATTGAGAAAGTTCGCCTTACCAATTCCGGAACCGAGGCCACCATGAGCGCCATAAGGCTTGCAAGAGCGGTCACCGGAAGGGAATACATAATCAAGTTCGAGGGATGCTACCACGGACACTCGGATTTTCTGCTCGTGAAATCCGGTTCGGGAGCCACGACTTTCGGGAATCCGAGCAGTGCCGGGGTCCCGAAATCGTTTGTGAACAGAACGCTGCTTGCTCGGTATAACAACATAGATTCCGTCAAAAGGCTTTTCGAGAAGTACCCCAAAAAGATTGCCGGAGTGATAATCGAACCCGTGGCGGGAAACATGGGAGTGGTAACTCCCGAGAAAAGCTTCCTCAGGAAATTGCGCTCTACATGCAAAAAACACGGAGCGGTTCTCATCTTCGACGAGGTCATAACGGGGTTTCGTCTCGCAAGAGGAGGCGCACAGGAACTGTTCGGCGTAGTCCCGGACATAACCTGTCTCGGGAAAATAATAGGAGGAGGGCTTCCGGTAGGAGCGTACGGGGCCAGCGCAGAAATAATGCAAATGGTTTCCCCTGAAGGTCCCATGTACCATGCGGGCACCCTCTCGGGAAATCCGCTCGCCATGGCGGCGGGAATTGCGACAGTAAAAGAACTTAACCCAAGAACCTACAGGCGCCTTGAGAGCCTGACCGCCTCCCTGGTATCTGGAATAAGGGAAATAATAGCAGAGCTTGGCATTGACGCCACCGTAAACTCTGTCGGCTCCATGTTCACCGTGTTTTTCACCGACCAGAGAGTAACGGACTACGCCGGAGCACTCGGATGCGATACCGCGAAATACGCGAGATTCTTCAGAAATCTTCTTGAAAACGGAGTCATGTTCCCGCCCTCTCAGTTCGAAAGCGTATTCCTTTCGACCGCGCACACGAAAAAGCAGGTAGACCAGACCCTTCAGGCAGTCTACTCGTCACTTCGGGAGATTCCCCAGGGAGAGTGA